The Salvia miltiorrhiza cultivar Shanhuang (shh) chromosome 1, IMPLAD_Smil_shh, whole genome shotgun sequence genome has a window encoding:
- the LOC131005096 gene encoding uncharacterized protein LOC131005096, whose product MEVEKICSANATLQRIMCCSILGAAQKYLLSLLIMSRTLLDDIDVVPSPKNRRFPFGDSKKDTEMEENKDAGESDDDDDDEDDDEDDSDEDDDDYSGDGGGGDVGDSDDEIQVNGNAGSDDEDDDDDDSDDDDDGDDDDDDDDDDDEDSDEDEEKRPSKKLK is encoded by the exons ATGGAGGTGGAAAAAATCTGCTCTGCTAATGCTACTCTGCAGAGAATTATGTGCTGTTCTATTCTTGGGGCTGCTCAAAAATACCTCCTTTCGCTTCTTATAATG AGCAGGACTCTGCTCGATGACATAGACGTAGTTCCATCTCCGAAAAACAGAAG ATTCCCATTTGGTGATTCTAAAAAAGATACAGAGATGGAGGAGAACAAAGATGCTGGTGAGAGTGAcgatgatgacgatgacgaagatgatgatgaagacgacagtgatgaggatgatgatgattaCTCTGGAGATGGAGGTGGTGGCGATGTAGGAGACTCTGATGATGAGATTCAGGTCAATGGTAACGCAGGGAGCGATGACGAAgatgatgatgacgatgatagtgatgatgatgatgatggagacgatgacgacgacgatgatgatgatgacgacgAGGACAGCGATGAAGATGAAGAGAAACGACCATCAAAGAAGTTGAAGTGA
- the LOC131005095 gene encoding triphosphate tunnel metalloenzyme 3-like yields MEIEVKLRLPSSAAHERLSTVLSSYHRRTHLQENLFFDGPKAELASNSAALRIRFYDLDSRCVLSLKSKPQISGGISRIEEQEEPLDPAVGRLCAADPSRLLLIESSDITRRVREEFDLGGKGLVCLGGFRNVRGVYEWNGLKLELDETLYSFGTSYEVECESSEPEVAKNLIEGLLQSNGIEYQYSETSKFAIFRSGKLPE; encoded by the coding sequence atggaAATTGAAGTAAAGCTCCGGCTGCCGTCCTCCGCCGCCCACGAGCGGCTCTCCACCGTGCTCTCTTCCTACCACCGGCGCACTCACCTCCAAGAGAACCTCTTCTTCGACGGCCCCAAGGCCGAGCTCGCTTCCAACTCGGCCGCCCTCCGAATACGTTTCTACGACCTCGACTCCCGCTGCgttctctctctaaaatcgaAGCCCCAAATCTCAGGCGGAATCAGCCGCATCGAGGAGCAGGAGGAGCCCCTCGACCCCGCTGTCGGCCGCCTATGCGCCGCCGATCCGTCGCGGCTCCTCCTCATTGAGTCGTCCGATATAACCAGGAGAGTGAGGGAGGAGTTCGATTTGGGCGGGAAGGGTTTGGTCTGTTTGGGGGGTTTTAGGAACGTGAGAGGGGTTTACGAGTGGAATGGGCTGAAATTGGAGCTCGATGAGACGCTTTACAGTTTCGGCACGAGTTATGAAGTAGAATGCGAGAGCTCGGAGCCCGAAGTGGCGAAGAATTTAATTGAAGGGCTGTTGCAGAGCAATGGGATTGAGTATCAGTATTCGGAGACGTCGAAATTCGCCATTTTTCGATCAGGGAAGCTGCCTGAATAA